Within Sporosarcina sp. PTS2304, the genomic segment TTTGACAAGTAGTTGTAGAGGTTGTGTTCGTCCAGAAGCTAGAGTGGCTCCAGTGCGGTGCAGAAAATGGGTGTACGTGTTAGGATTCTCCCTACAGAACCGGACGCTTTCCTGAGGGGGCGCGGCGGACTCGCCAGAAGTGCGTTGGCGATTACGCCTGTCACCCTGATCCTCCAGGAGTCGCCGGTTCTTCCGGGAGAATCCTTGAGGTTTTGTCGGCAAGTCAGTTATTGTTCGTCCAGAAATTGGAGCAGGGGAAGTGACTTCTTCTTTGGTGGTGCAGAAAAAGAGTATACGTGTTAGGATTCTCCCTACAGAACCGGACGCTTTCCTGAGGGCACGCGGCGGACTCGCCAGAAGTTCTTTGGCGATTACGCCTGTCAAATGCAAAGATGTGCTCCTTCTCGCTGCGCTTCACTCGCAAAAGCCGTCCTTCGCAACGGCTCTTGCTGATCCTCCAGGAGTCGCCGGTTCTTCCGGGAGAATCCTTGACTTTGTATTCGTAAGTCAGTTGGTGTTCGTCCAGAAATTAAGTATGGTATGTTCCGCTTCCTGAACAGTGTGGGTGAAGCTTTGGATTGCCTGAGTGAATGCATATAGAGTCATAGCTGTTTCCACTCAGTTCGTCGAAACAGTCATAGTAGCTAGCAACACGTCACCGCTTTTTAACTTCAAAAACGGTCGCATTGTATTAGACAAGTCTAATTAGTGGGTCTTTCACCACCTACAAAGAGTGATCAAACTGTCTTGCACACACTAAGTACGGCTGAAGCTGGAAGACGATCGACTCCGGGAGGATCAGGGTGACAGGTGTAACTCGCAACGCACTTTTGCGAGGTCCACCGCGCCCCCTCCGGAAAGCGTATCGTCTGGAAGCGCAAGCCGCATGACATTCTAAGTTAGCCTTTCTCCATCTAAAAAACGAGTATAAAGTACCTGACAAGCCCACGTAGTCTTCACTACCTACAAAGAGTGATCAACCTGTCTTGCACACACTAAGTTCGACTGGAGCTGGAAGACGATCGACTCCGGGAGGATCAAGGGTGACAGGTGTAATTCGCAATGCACTTTTGCGAGGTCCACCGCGTCCCCACCGGAAAGCGTAACGCCCTCCAGCGCAAGCCGTAAGACACTTTAAGTCAGCCTTACTCCATCTAATAAACGAACATGAAGTAGCAGACAAGCCCACGTAGTCTTTCACCCCATCCAACGGCCATAGTTAAAATCGTTTTACACTAAATGAACGAGAGAATTATATATAATACTGTTAATCAACAAGCTTACTATTAGAAATATAGAACAGAAAAGGGGAGAAGAGTTATGCAATCACCATTTACATTTACACACTCTGCACCAACGAAAGAGACTGGAAAGCAACCAGCGTTATTTTTACTTCATGGAATGGGGAGTCATGAAGGAGATTTACCACAATTAGTTCAAGACTTTACAGAAAGTCATCACATATTCAGTTTGCGCGGGCCGGTTGTCCAAGCACCTGGTTATGCGTTCTTCACGATAGAAGAAGAAGGCAAGCCGGAACGTCAAGTATTTGATAAAGTTCTCGTTTATATTCAGTCATTTATCCGAGAAGCAATTCAAGAATATAACTTGGATTCAGAACGCTTAATAGTTATCGGTTTTAGCCAAGGAGCTGTACTTGCTCAGGCGCTAGGACTGACTCTGATTCCCTCACTTCAAGGTGTTGTGGCATTAAGTGGTTATGTACCAGAATTCGTCAAGAATGAATATGCAAAGCAATCGGTAGAGAACCAACATGTTTTCATATCACACGGTGACTACGATTATGTGATTTCTCCTCAATCTGGAGTAGAAAGTAAAGAGTACTTTGAATCATTAGGGGCGAATGTCACATTTAACACGTATCCGGATGGACATGGTGTAACACCGGAGAACCAACGTGATTTAACAGCGTTTTTACATTCTCTATAAGGAGCTGACTATATGAAAGTGCAACCTTTCTGGGGAATCATGCTAATCATCGGCATCGTTTGGATTAGTAATTATATGTACGCTTATAGTCAAAAGCTTGATCAGCCAGTTTTTTTGAACCATTACATTGATTACCACTTATCGGAGGAACAGTATACTCCATTTTATTTTCTAACAAATAAAGAAGATTCTTCGTTTATTCAAGTAGTGGAAGTAGGCGATATTCGTGGATACCCTGATCGTTTTGGTGAGCATAATGGGATTGAAACGATAGAGCAATTTGGACGCTATTCTTTGAAAAGAGTAATGATTCGGTTCGACGAAGAAGCAGTGGACACTTTAACGGAACCAGTACGTTTTGATAAAATGAATGTGTATTTTTCCGAGCAAAGCGAAACGATTTATCCGATAGGGCAAATAGTATTCCATCCGTTACGGGAAGAATATAGACCGTTTACGACTAGCTCCGTTTCTGGAGGAAATCATACGGAATCTCGCCTCACTGTAGATGAAGAGTTAGTGATCGATTCTGTAAACACCTCATTTGATGAGTTGCTGGATGAGCGCTTGATGATTAAATTGTCTAGCGCTTCACTAAACAAAGAGA encodes:
- a CDS encoding alpha/beta hydrolase, which encodes MQSPFTFTHSAPTKETGKQPALFLLHGMGSHEGDLPQLVQDFTESHHIFSLRGPVVQAPGYAFFTIEEEGKPERQVFDKVLVYIQSFIREAIQEYNLDSERLIVIGFSQGAVLAQALGLTLIPSLQGVVALSGYVPEFVKNEYAKQSVENQHVFISHGDYDYVISPQSGVESKEYFESLGANVTFNTYPDGHGVTPENQRDLTAFLHSL